A stretch of DNA from Amphiprion ocellaris isolate individual 3 ecotype Okinawa chromosome 18, ASM2253959v1, whole genome shotgun sequence:
AACCCTGTTGCTGTGAATAGAGTatggttagcaaacaacaaataaaacatggaatacaAATTGTACCATGTATGTGTAAGCTGAACCAATccagcctttgatagtttattacctattactgatgaatatgtagcagaaaattataaaagagGAGGTCTGtttttcaaaacttttgaagcccaaatgtcttccaattctggaatgactgTTACACCTACAATAAGAAGAAGAGTGAAGCAGGGCACACATACAAAGATCCggcatctagtggtcaataaaggAACAGCAGCTCACGGTTCACTGCAACTTTACTGCTATCATGACACAATCTACTATTCTCCCCCCGACCTGAACTCCACCACCTCAGCCCACCCGTGCCTCGGCGTTTAGACGCAGATAACATAACCCAGCACTCAATGACCTCCACAGctacaacctgcagttcatcctCCTCCTGAAGCTTTAGCTGCAGCTTGGAGAACACATGACCCACACAATGCAGGTcattgagatttatgctgccggttatttatttatatctaaCAATGGCAAAGTCTGACAAGATGCAAATGTTCTTTATTTACTAACCAGCAAACATTTAGATGTGTGACAGATGTTGCGAACCTCTGGCAGCAGATTAAACCCCAGAATGACGCCTCAGTCCATCCGCTGCTGCAAACAACCACATTAAGATGTTCTGATATTACATGAACACTGTTTTACCATGATATCTATATGAGTCATGTGACTGTTCTGTGCCTGTAGGCTGCCATTGAACTTGTCCACCTCTTACACATCTATGAATCTTTCCAGTTGACAGAATGCCCTCTGGGGGAAAGGTGGAAGCAGACGGTCAAATCAAATCACAGAAGAAGGCTATGATGTTGGAAATCTGAAAATGTATGAATTCTAGCATCTGCTGCTGAAAGAATgcctctaaaaaaaacaaaaaacaaaggtgAGCTCTTCTTATTTCTTTATTCGATTAAACTTTCAATACaacattgtaaaaatacagaagtaTCATCATCAGAATATACAAAACTGGTTTATAATCATATGTTGCATAATCAAGTTATTAATACAGATGCATTTGATGAGCAAGCAGCATTTTAATAGCTTGAGCCAACTACAACACATTCACTGGTCATTTCCAAATATGGTTATGAATCTTACTCACACTatgatacacaaaactattTCCCTGGCATTCATTTTCActcatgaaataaaacagatgataaaaaaacccaaaatgatcTTTGGGTATGTTATGATTCAttttgttgcactaaaacactGTAGAAAGCAGAAATAAGCACAGAATGCAAGAGACAAATCCATCTAGACAATATCTAGAAAGGCACTGACAGAACAGAGTAGCTATAAtccatattagtgaaatccaAGCCTAAGCAACATGTTGTGATTCATCCCGTCAGTAACAAAGtatgtttccttttgtttagaTGTGGCATAACTGGATTACACTGACAGGCGTTTTTCAAAACAAGCACTCACAACTCTTGTACACATTTTGACATGTGGTTAACGTTTCTATCACCACAACAGAGATTGTAGccgacatcattttctcattcatgCATAGTTACATAACCAATAATTGACTGCCAGCATCTGTTTTGAGAATCCAGTTGTCTCTGCATCTTTATGGGCAAAAAATACATACTTATGTCCGtttaaattgtgtttatttgttgattGGATGAATACTGTGATTGGATGGACTGTGTTTACAATGCAACTCTGCTCTAATTAAAATTCCCGCAAAAGTACTGTCTGCAAAATGTGCTCATATTATTTAAAGGCAAAGATCAAGGCAAAGGTCAATCAATAATAGTATGGCATGCCTCTTGAGTATGCAGTATTATTATTGACTGAGTAACATGTACACTATGCTGCAGTACAGGCTGATTTGGAATAAACTATAATTACAATGTGTACTGTTGGATACATTAATCCACGATAGTGCatcacatactatagatattttaagaTTTGATTATAGGTtttaatgtagaaaaatagcTACTAACAAAATCTGTACATATATGAAGCAGCATAAAATTGACACAGTAAAATATAGGTGCTTTAAAATTGCTTGACTGAGTATAGTTACCTTCCACAGTTGAAATCCTCATACCTAACAGGGGAAAGACGCTTTACAGCACGGAATTACTAAATTAAAGAAAGAGTGTAACTGTTACGAGACAATCTCCTCGGTTCTGGTAaatcttatgtttttttttaatcaaaattgaTGGATTACCTGCAGTACATATTTATGAAATCCTTTCAGATCACATTGGATGACAACAAAATCAAAGTCATCAAGATGAAAACTCCCCACACGGGGAGTAAAGCAGATATTTACAGAATGACTGACACATGAGCTGTAAAAGAACACATGCTGGCATTTTACACATAGGAATAATATACAGTTCATGAAGCAAACGGATGCATACAAATGCACCTGGGAATCTGCTTAAGTACCTTTCTTTCATATATCAACATCAAACAGAATACAAGCCTGAGAGACATTTGGTTCCCATGTGAAAactcctgcacacacaaacatgcaggaGCACACTCGTGGCCACCcgagcacaaacacactcatctGATGCCCTCATACACTTAAAGCCACAAGGACATAATCCAGCTGTGGGAGTCGTGGATATGCTGTTTGCTGAGTATTCATCTGCGTGTTTGTGCTGTTGTTCAGCCAAAGCCATGTGGCCAGCCTTATTCTGTTTACACTCCACCTGTCCATACTTCATCCCTCTTGTGTCGCATTTTATTAGTTCTGCTGAAAAGCAGTACAACAAGAGATGTAGTGGAACATGTCGCCTCCGGGGTCTGAGTTCTTAGAAATGAAATTATACAACAGGTCTGAGTCACACAGAGCAGGAGGTGGACCATTACTCTATCAAGACCTGGTattcaaattcaaaatgatGAGAAGTAGCAAAATCGAATTGAATTGTGCTGTTTGATGAATATTTTCTCATTCTATTGCATTTCTTATGCTGTGAAAGAAGCTTTGCCAAACACAGAACTGGAAAGTCCACTTTTTCATTTCAGGACACAGTAAACCTTCCAGCTTGGCATCTGCAGTTGAGGCAGCAATGAACAGAATTCTCCTCATAAAGACACACTATACAGTCAGCAAGAGAGCAAATCTGCCCACCTAAGGCacaacaatgtacaaaatatataCATCTTTATTCTTGGAGGAATATAATGTACTTTCAGTACAGTCCAGGTTAAGTGGAGCAGCCATATCTGAATTTATCACATATCTACAAACCATCAAGTGAGTAAATGGATTTAAAGAAGTTCAAAAGGATCATGCAGTACGTCATGGCAGGCAACAGTGAGTTTTCCTTCTCTTTACGCCAGAATTGTGACATCCCTTACAACTGTATCATTTAGGTCATACCGTTCAGTGTTGCACTGCATGCTGGGAGATGACTTGGAGACAGGGCAGAGCAGGGTGCGGAAATGCCTCCTGAAGGTGTCGGAGAGGCAGGCGTAGAGGATGGGGTTAGCGCAGCTCCACGAGTAGGACAGCAGCACCACAAACTCAAAAGCCCTGGCGAAGGTCAGGACCAGGCCGCTTTGATACAGGGAGCAGAAGTTGAAGGTGTAAAATGGCAGCCAGCACATGCCAAATACAACCACCACCGCCACTACCATTTTGGTGACCTGTCGCTCCAGCCGGTGACCCTCTTGGTTTGACGTTGAGGTTCTGAGGCGCTGGGACCGCAGGGTGAGCAGCAGCGCCGTGTAGGAGGCTGTCATTACTGTGAAGGGCAAAGCGAAGCCCATGACGAAGGTGTAAGAGAGGACGCCGAGCCACCAGGCGTCCGAGACGAGGTCTGGTATGCACAGGCCTCCAACGGCTGAGAAATGGAGCGCCATGGGGAGAATGGTGAGGAGGGAGAACAGCCACAGGAACGCAGACACGATCTTGGCGCAGCGCGGCGTCCTAAAACGGGCAAATCGAAGTGGCTCGGCCAGCGCCATGTAGCGGTCGATGCTCATCACTGTCAGACAGAAGACGCTGGTGAACTGGTTGATGCCATCCAGCACCATGACTGCTTTGCATGCAATGTCGCCaaacatccagtggttctgGAAGTTCTGGCTGGCAATGAAAGGCAGGCCGACCATGAAGAGTCCGTCGGCCAGCGCCAGGTTGAAGATATACACCGTTGTGGAAGAGGACATTTTGTCCAGTTTTAAAATGGCGACGATGACGAGGGAGTTCCCAGCGAGCCCCACGATGCAAACCACCAGGTAGAGAATGGCCATAGTGATACCAAAACCATCAACATTGTCCACATAGTAGAAATGTTCGTCCACATAGGTGTGATTGTAGTCTGTATCTAATTGAAACGAGGTGTCCATTCTGCCTTGGTTCTTCTGACGATTGAtcaaatgaaagaataaaaacacaaaatgacaaaaggttGCCAGGCCAGAGGGAGAAAGTCTCTGCTACTGTTCAAATTCCTCTGAAAGCAGTTAGAAAGTCACCTCTTGACTCCCTGTCATGGAAATACAAAGTACTCAGAGGGAGACGAGTAAACAAGTCGACCATGAAACCTGAAAATCAAACAGGGTTTGAAAACAGACAGGCTTCAACAGCTCGTCAACTCCCCCCATGCAGTCAATCGTTGCTGCCTTTTAtcttctgacaaaaaaagaacaataaaaggTTATTCCTGTGTGGTGGAGACAGCACACTCCTCTCTGATGCCCATGTGCACTTTCTCCCTCACACACTGGCATAAAACTCTCTCGTGACGCACAGCAgtgtggaacagagcaggacaGCAGCTCGGACGCTTGCCTGATCGCTTCTTTCTCCCCGGGAGCCCTTTTTATATCTTCTCCCCCCTCAGAGTGTGAGGagtgtgtctgctgctgctgctgtgtgggactcccccctcctcccccatcctcccgtTGTTCATCAGTCTCCAAAGGCTGCGATAAACTCCAGCTTGGCTCATGCCCCTCCTGAGCGCTCCCCCAGTTCCTCTGCTGTAATGGTGTTTCCAAGGTAAACCCCTGGCCCCATCTGCTACAATACTTTTGTTTTCATAACTCTTTCTCTCCAGTCTTTCTTCTCTACCCTCCACTTCTgtttaccccccccccccccagcccCTCCGCCCCTCTCCCATCCATTTTGTCTGACCACTTTTCACCCTCTGGGCTCCCCTCCTTTTCAGCCTCCTGTGCTCCTTCACAGTTCAGTGGGGGGTCATACAACCAAACCTAAACGCACACAGATAATAACACTATCTCATCACTCGGGCCACCTACCTTTACAACCCAGACTGAGTAAATCTGCTGACAGGAAAGAAAGTCCACTGTCTGTTTTCTCAGGGCttttgttttgtgacatttgacatgggatgctgttttttttcttcttctgtgtctccttccttccttccatccgcCTCAGACCCTTTTCACCTTGTTTTTCTTGAAATGgcaaagaaagaggaaaaaggtgGACAGataaaagaggagaggaagggatgAAAAAGATAGAGGAGAAGGGGGGTGGGCGTGTCGAAGATGGAAGGATGAGCGATGACCTCAGTCCTGTAGCCGCTCCGACACGCATAGCTGGAATACCCCGGGAACGTCCCCCCGGAAAATCCTGCAACACATTCCGCCACCTACCATCAATGCTGCAAGCAAACGCCAATCAAAAGCAGCTAATTTCTCACTTCATCATTCTCTAATTTCAAAGGCGCTAAACACGTTTATCTACCAACTCATACATCAGATGCCACAGATTTCCTCAGAGATTTCTCAAGACATACCGTCTCTCTCTGGCTTTTAACTGGTTCCAATTAACTGGAGAAAAATGCCTTTGTAGTCTACACTCCTGATTAGGTTGTGGTTTCACTTCCCCCCGGGGACTGGCACTTCATATGACGAAGCCCACCTCCACACCCCGACCCGAGCCCCGCCGTAAAAACATCACTTGAAACACTTTGTTTCGTGGTGCTAAATTTGGAGACGATTGAAAGCTTCATATTTCACGGGCAGTATTTCACTGTAATGTTTGGACAGACATGCTGGCATCCACATCCACGTGCTGCAGAGCTGTCTACAGCGAAAGTCATGTGGAATCAAATGCATGTCAGTTCTCACACGGGCAAACTCAAGCCTAATGGCTACTTCACTATGAATCAGAAAAGATGCTTTTATGAAATCCAACATACAACTACGGAGTCATTTTTAGTGCTCACTTTTTGTACTCATACTTCAGAAACAGAACTTTACTTTTGTCGTTGCTGTGGAAATCAAGAAAGCCTGACATGATGATCACAGCCTGAAACTCAAAATGTCCCTCTACCTGTCCACCAAAGTGAACACTGTGAATACATTCCTGATGAGACTGTAAATGTGTACCATTACCCACACACTGAAGCAATTATTGCTTCTGCTCCCTCTTTATGGCAGCGGATTTTCACTGCCCCTTTGAGTGTACAGAGGGACAACTATAAACAGCTTTGCTTCCAGCCTGGTCGAATAAACTGGATCTCCAGAGTCTTACAGAGGTGCACTTTCTGCATTGGCCAATGTAGCATTTATCACACTCACTGAAGCTGTGTCACCACATGATGTAAGTCACGTATGGGCAACCATAAAGGATTTTGGCAGTTCAGCTCAAGCACAgctgatgaaaaaaaactgctgttaatattactattactactaatCTACTCAACATCTGTGAGCTCAAGTCTTGGCTAAACCAAAAAACTAAGGCTGTCGGCAAAATATACTACTGAGCAGAGTGTAAAACCGTGATCCTGTGCGGAAGTGCGCATGAACAGCTACAGACACCATGGATGTAATGTTTTTACAAACGTAATTTTATTCAAGTCTGTTGAAGATTTTGTTGCAAAGATGTACAGTAGGTTATAGGTATGTATTTCACATCTACTACTGCCAAGAAAGTAGGCTATTGCCCACAGTCACCCCACATACACAACTCCACaactctgcacacacagacagctgtaCCCAAGGATGCAAAGTCTTTTGCATATACATTTTGGAGGGAATCCACTGCATACATGGGCAGCAGAACACACTAACACATGCCAACTATTGCCCTATACTGCAGTTAAAAATTTCAGGCTGCATGAGGACCTATATGGAGGAGCCAGTTGGTTCTTATGGACTGAGTGAAAAGAGGAAGTTTGCAAAACATAGACCTTCACATGCTCAGAAACACGTAAAGTGTAACACCAGCCAACCTCACTGTTTGTGCAACATCTGTTTGCAGGTATTTCTCCAAGTGACTAGgttgccatttttttgtctgtgggAAATGTTTCGTTGCATGCCAAGAGTTTCAGAAGTATGCATGCACATTTTTTGTCCATACAAAGTGGCCAGCAATGATTTGTTGTGCCCACAAACTTAACACACCTCATGTCAAAGCTCAACAAATTTAAGCTTTAATAACTCAGAGACATAACAATGCCTCACATACGgaggaaaaaggaaacacacagagTACACAAGCTCTTTTTTCTTGACACTGTGGACACAACTTTAGACACAGTGGGGGTTTCAGCTAAATTCTAACATCAGTGCACACATATTCTCACAGTGcacaatgctaacatgctaatgatTAGCAGAAAATTTCTATCGGCTACATTATCTTAGTTTATATTCTTCACACATTTGCTAATTAGGTAGCACTAAATACAATGTGTAGTTGAGGATGCTTTTAAGGTCATTAGTTATCAGTGGTATAAGAAGTGTTCAGATCAGTCACTTAGATGAAGTAGAAGTACCAGCACAGCAAAGAATAGCAAGAATATTAGTCGCTAAATATAGTTTAAGTATTGAAATGAAAGCAGTGGTTTGGTCCTTCTGATTGACGTATTATTATTTCTGACATCATTAGATTGTTAAGAGTTACGCATCAGTGTATCAGCAGCATGTTATTGTTGTAGATGCTGCAGGTAAAGCTAATTTGAACTACATAATATGCAGTTTTATATACAGAGACAGCAGTAAAATCTGAGGACTCTAAACATGATTAatgagagaagagagaagaaaagcaaagcTCTGACActcaaatctgttttcactttgtggGATTTTTCGCTCAGCTTTGTTTTAATGGTGAGACGTTGGATCATTGCATcatcatgacattttttgaaatgaaaccatgtgagacatttacagggggaaaaaaaaacattttagtggAGCCATTGACAGCTCATCTGTAATGTGAACCCAACTACACATTGCTCAGTAAAGAAgtcaaaaatgttggaaatctCTGGTTTAATCTGTAACagaatgctgtatttttaaagcGTGACATAATATCTAACTTGTAAAATCTTCATGTTAAAAGTTACTGGACGTAGATGTAAtaaatatgtatgtatgcaaATAAATATAGTAGGATAGAAAGTATATTTTGttctgaaatgtagtggagtggaagtataaagtagcaCAACATAGAAATACTCACAGAATGCACAACTAATTCCAAACTGTGCTTAAGTACAGAACTTAAGtgaatgtacttagttactttccactGCTGCAGGAATTTGGTCACAACTCAAACACTTAAggtaaatgttattttgatcTGATGGTGGTGCTTTGGTGTATGAAAAGTGACGGGATCAGTAAAAATAATTAGGGCTTATCTTCTGAGAACAAAGGCCGTGGACCAAATTTAACAGTAAACCATCTAAGTTGCATTTCACTCAGAACCAAAAATGTTAACAATTGattttttgaatcatttagAGATTAGGCTTCCTCATTGAATAAGTAAACAATTTAACCTCCCTGAGAGGAAATGCCAGATGAATGAATTATTAATTCACAATGGAATTTGATTATCTATAGCAAATTTAATGGCATTGCATCCATTCACCTACAAATGTCATCAGCATTCAGATTGTGGAGAAAGCAACATAATAttagtcattggtattcatccTCTGGGTACCATGAGTGTATGTGCAAAATTTCATGCCTATCCATCCCATAGTGTCTGAAGTGGTGCAGTAATGGACAGACAAACGTCCCACACAGGCATTCTACTGGTGCTGCTTAAAAAGGCTCAAATAAACACAGGCACCATCTGCAGCTTATACGCAATCATAGAATTATTGCAGCAGAATGTGAATCAGACATTGTTACTGTAGCTCTGACCAAATAGTTTCATAAGACGGTATTTTCAGTTAACCCTCCTATTATCTTTGGAGTCAATTTGACTCCAATGTTTACCgtctctaaataaatgattgatgtcatttttttttttgcttcatatttaatgacttttcctaATTTGAAAGGAAACGTCATGATGGCTTTTACTGggtaaacataaaattaacccaagtaaacataaaattaacatgATGATATGCTTTCAATGTCCTGTACACATGTTGTATGCATCTGTGTTTGTTGGTGTAAGTTTGACCCCAGGTTGTTTTAGCTGTAtgaaacatataaaaaatatcaacattttacacacatttgttttGGATGATATTAAAGTCACTATAATATGCAATTTTATAATCTTCCAGAGCTTCTCTCTGAGCTGCTTGTGATGAAGAACAGGAATGGAAACATCTTGAATGtttgccttcactgacagagccACTGTCGTCTCCGATAGTCCCatataaggaaaaaaaatgtcctgctGATGAGCACCATGCACAACGATGCTGTCCTGAGCATCAGAGatgacagaaaaccacaaaTGGTCTTGGTCTACAACAAGAAAAGGGAGGGGTCGATAACCTGGAGAAGGTCGCAGCCACATACAGTTGCCAATGCATGATTGCCTGTTGGCcccttgtaattttttttaaaatcattgatGTGAGCACCTACAATGCCTTTGTAACATGGAGTGAAATAAACAAGGACTGGAACAGCGGAAAACTGAGTCAAAGGAGTATTTTCGTGGAGCAGCTGAGTTATGCATTGGTGAAACTCTTATCAAGAGAAGACAGTGCCTTCCAAGAGCATCAACAGCTGCTGCAACTGTTGTAAAGGACAtccaaacagagacacacacaccctAACTCATCCATCAGTTCAAACTGCAGGCAGGGAAAGTGGCAGGTGTCAGATCTACGACTCCAAGACCAGCAACACCTGTgcgaaatgcaaaaaatatgtttgcaaGGAACATATATGTGCTCTCTGCACATCATGTGTATAGCAGTACAGACAAAAGGCTGGAATGTACCTTCTGGTGGCCTGAATGGTTCatattctgtctgtttgtattctgtcaaactcattttagtaactatgtaattttgttttttgcagtctCACATACATATTCACATACATAGCACTTAGAGTAGCATAGAACAGTCTGACATAGCGgtcaaatgtacttttttgtaggtttttagtAACTATTATGGGTTTCTTAGTGATGTTCTGATGATAATGATGTtatattttac
This window harbors:
- the LOC111571625 gene encoding somatostatin receptor type 2, translating into MDTSFQLDTDYNHTYVDEHFYYVDNVDGFGITMAILYLVVCIVGLAGNSLVIVAILKLDKMSSSTTVYIFNLALADGLFMVGLPFIASQNFQNHWMFGDIACKAVMVLDGINQFTSVFCLTVMSIDRYMALAEPLRFARFRTPRCAKIVSAFLWLFSLLTILPMALHFSAVGGLCIPDLVSDAWWLGVLSYTFVMGFALPFTVMTASYTALLLTLRSQRLRTSTSNQEGHRLERQVTKMVVAVVVVFGMCWLPFYTFNFCSLYQSGLVLTFARAFEFVVLLSYSWSCANPILYACLSDTFRRHFRTLLCPVSKSSPSMQCNTERYDLNDTVVRDVTILA